The window ACTCCTAATTTATTAATTTCTTCTACATTAAATAAGTTAAGCAAATATAGTTatgcatctttttattttatttaataacagactgaaagagattcaaaaaccaaacaaaatttaTTGCTTTtgaatcgattcctactcatagcaatcttataggaccTTGTAGAGattaactaaaaaaaccaaacccattgcctttgagttaaaAGCTAAATATTGACTATCTtacttttttctctatttcttgtaTCTTTTTTTACTGCTGTGTTCTTTACATTTCTAAGAAATGCCTGTTCGAATGTCATGTATTTTCCTTCAGATCACTAAAATGGAAggttcccccccttttttttctttcccaaaatAGCAAAGCTCTTTATCTTAAACTTGAGAAACATCGATAAATGTGTTATCCATGTCATTAATGAACTTAGATTATAATGCTAAAAACAGCCTTCACTTGAAAGggttaacatttgaaaaataaagaaagaacatACAGTTAAATCCCTAAGTGACCTACATAGAGCAGAAACAGAAAGGTATGATACACTGTGTTCCCTCCTGTCCCACCCAGCCCTCCACTACTTGGAACGATGACTGCCCTCTTCAACCACAAAGTGAAGAATCTGCCTCACGCTTCACTGGGCCTGGGAGGAGCTGCTGGACCTGGCACGGGAGCACGCACTACACTGGCCATAGCAGTAGGATCAGCCCGGTCTGGAACTGTGGCTCTGGCTCTCTCTTCCTCATCTCTCAAGGCCTCTTCATACAAGGATGGGAGAGCACTTGGCACGGTATCATTGATCTTGGCCAAAAACTCCAGGATTTTCATCTTGCTGGTTTCAGCATGGGCTCTGGGACCCCAGAGaaattcatagcttggaggatcACTGTTGGGCACCTGCCGGTACTCCAGGTATTTTAGCTTCACAAAATCTTGGGTGATAAGTTTCCTAGGCTCCCCAAACATGAAGTGCCTCTTCCCTGCAAAAATTTTCATCTTATTCAGGAATTCCCAGATCTTCTCCTCACTGGCGCAGTTGCCATTCATGAAGATCACGCCCAGAAGAATCATCAGGAGACCAGTTTTTGGCAACCCCCTGCCACGATTCAGCCTCCCATTGTTCGGGAGGTCCATTTTGCTCACAAGGGCATAGGAGTGCTTGATGGAGTCGATTTCCTTTAAGGTGATGCCAAAGACCACCTCCATGCTGAAAGAAGCTCTCCTGAGGATCTCGAGGAAGCGTTTCTTGTACTTTTTGTTGACAATCTTCAGCATGTCTTCCTTCATGACAAGCTTTTTCATTTTATACTTTTGCACCAGGAACTGCACCAGTGTACCCACCTTCTCGGTTAGAGGGTCTCTGCGGGACCGCTTAGTGGATGGTTGGTCCTGGGAGGAACATCGCCTTTTCTTACCTTTGCTCTTGGCACCTGCATAAGATCTTGTACGTGAAGCCCCTGGAGAAGTAGTGAGGGTGGATAGGGCTCTCTCAGGGCCCTGCAAAGTGCTACGTGACTTAGCACCAGGCTTTCTCTGGGTAGTACGCCCAAAAGGAGGAGCTGAAGAGGAGGGAAACTTTTCTTTTGCTGTTGCCATGGCCTGAGCACCCCTGAGAACCTTGGTCTCACCTTGTTTCTGCTGGCGTTTCTCACGTACACAGAGATTACTCTTCTGAGTGTGAGGCATGACTGGTCAGGGACACAgacaagaggagagagagaaggacaaCAGGTGACGTATGCTCCctggaagagagaggagagacagaGTTAGCACCATAAGTAGGGAGACACCACTTAGGCTTTAAGAAGGCACTGCTACAGGTTTGCTTGAAGGCACTAATCTAGAAAATTTAGAGGGTTCCTGTGCTCCTGGTCATCCTGTCCCCTGAGAACCCTGTGGAAGTAATTAGAGTATGCCTGAGGCTGCATCCCGCGAGCCTTGCCTGGGTCTTACTAGACCTGAAAACAGGAATTGGCGGGTCTAGACTCTTTGGGGTCTCTTCTGTACTGGGATAGGTGGCCCGCTCACTTAACGCTCAAGACCATTATGTCAACTGTTGGCAGGGCCTTCACCTTCGCCCCCGCCCCCCAGCGATGCTCtaaatttgacgcattgaaccaGTGTCCCCGTCTTCCTGGGACCACCTAAGAGAAAGTGAAGTAGCACCCTCTCAGGGGGCACTGAATGCTGATTGCTCAATTGGGCCCTTTCTGTTTTGGGTTCCTTGGAGACCTCAGTAGTCATTCAGAGTCTTTATCTTGGCTCTAAGTAGGGCCTGAGAGCCCTAACTGTCTATAGTTAAGGCCTGGGGCACGTTCCTCTGCTGATCTGAGGCCCTTCGCCTCAAATCAAGGCTCTCACCAACCTGACAGCAGCAAAAAGGAAGGAGGGTTCAAACACACCTCCAAAGACCGCAAGCAGGAACTGTCTGCCACTTCCACTTTTCTGTGGTGAGTGATAGATAGCATCAGTCCTCATACTGGGTCCTCACTGTAACTCCTGTTAGGTCTCCTCCCTCTCCAGAATTGGGGCTGCTCCATTAGACAACAGTCCACACCTCCTTAGCCCCCTCCAGGAGGAAATGAGGGGGGCACCTCAGGGCGACACTTATTCTAGAGTTACCCCAGGTCGAGAGAAGAGGGCATACTCAGTTATGGGGCACCTGGTTCCCTCCCACCTCATACTGGAATTTTTCACTGACTCCTCTTAAGGACCAAGTGAACTCCCTTTGCAGAATCAGGCAGCCCCCATTAGACTAAGGTCCTCATCTCTCTGAGACCTTTCAGGTAGAAGTCTGGCTGAAACTGCATGGAACCTCCCAGGGCCAACACTAGGGCCGGGACTTTGTGGCGCTCATTGTTTGCATCTCATTTGTCCTCACGGTCTTCACCTTGATTCTAGCTAAGCCCAAGACTCCTCCCTCTGCAGACCTAGAACCCACTTCCCAAGACCTGACCCTCAAATCCCTGTGACTTTCCAAGCAGAACTTAGCCAGCTAGCTCTGGCGGCGTCTCCCAGGGCCAACAGCAGAAGCGGGACCTTGAGACGGGGTGGGGCGGACGCTTTGTTCTGGGGTGGGTGATCATCTCAGACCCTACTCAGAGTCCTTCCTCACCTTGACTCCTGACCGATCCTGGACGTACTCTCTCTGGGGTCAGAAGCCTAGCCCCTTAGAGAAAGGAACTAACCTTCCTGGACTTCCGGCACAGAGGCAGGCTGTCAAAATATGTCATATCCGGCCAAGGCTGTTGGGGGCCCTCCAAGGGACAAGGCTATTGTGGGGGGCCTTCGACTGTCGACAACAAATGCAGGGCTCTATGGGATCGCACTGTTCTGGAGTGGATGGTCCCTTAGTGCTTACTCAGGTTCCTCATCTTGATACGTATGAGAGCCTGGGATTCTTGCCTATAGAAACCTGAGTCACAGGCTGAGAACAAGACTCTCACCTCTTGGATACCCTAGAGGGGGAACTCAGAGCGTGCCTCACACTACCCCTGCCTGGGGCCTCACAGGAGTGCTGGCTGGGTCAGCCCTCTGGGCAGACCCTCTTTTGGGGATAGGTCGCTCCATTAGCACTAACCTTCCAAACCTTATTCCAGTTAGGGACAAGATTCCTCCCTCTGCACAAACGGGGCCACCCCTCTGGACCAAGGCCATCCCTCCCTGACGCTCTTAGTGCCGAAATGAGGGGGCACTTCAGGCTGAAAGCTCTGCCTGGTGCCTCCATGTCATCAAAACAGGGGCTGAGTTCTGTGAGGTCCTGTTCTACTTACTATTGGTGATCCCTTCCTAACACTCAGGGTCTCACCTTGACTCCTCTTAGTGTTTTTCTTGCTCTTCTGCCTCTGTGGACCTGGGGCCAGTCTCCCCTACACCAAAGTCCTCTCTTCCCTCTCTCCAGGTGGAAATAAGGGGGCTCCTTAACCTGACAATTCTGTCATTGCCCCTCAGGGCTGAAGGTGTAAGGGTGGGGTGGGGATTTGTGGGACCTCCTCTCTTCTGCCCTGGGCGGTTCCCTCAGTCATTATTCAGGGTCCTCAGCTTGATAACCTGACTTGTCATGGGACTCCATTCTCTGTTGATCTGAGGATGCTCCCCTCAGATCAAGGCGCTCGCTGACTTGGGTCCCCTGAGCTACATCTAGTCAGGACTGTTCTGGAGCTGCAAGGACTGACAGCCAGGGCAGAAATCTATGGGACCCCACTGTTCTGGCTGGGTCCTTCAATCATGCTCAGTCAGGACCATCACCCTGATGTCTATCAAAGACTGAGACTCCTGTATCTACTGACTTGAGGTGCCCTTTTTAGGCCAAGGCTCTCAAGTCCCTGAGAACTCTCAAGG is drawn from Loxodonta africana isolate mLoxAfr1 chromosome X, mLoxAfr1.hap2, whole genome shotgun sequence and contains these coding sequences:
- the LOC104846866 gene encoding melanoma-associated antigen B3-like is translated as MPHTQKSNLCVREKRQQKQGETKVLRGAQAMATAKEKFPSSSAPPFGRTTQRKPGAKSRSTLQGPERALSTLTTSPGASRTRSYAGAKSKGKKRRCSSQDQPSTKRSRRDPLTEKVGTLVQFLVQKYKMKKLVMKEDMLKIVNKKYKKRFLEILRRASFSMEVVFGITLKEIDSIKHSYALVSKMDLPNNGRLNRGRGLPKTGLLMILLGVIFMNGNCASEEKIWEFLNKMKIFAGKRHFMFGEPRKLITQDFVKLKYLEYRQVPNSDPPSYEFLWGPRAHAETSKMKILEFLAKINDTVPSALPSLYEEALRDEEERARATVPDRADPTAMASVVRAPVPGPAAPPRPSEA